The stretch of DNA CCGTTCGGGTAGCCCTTCGCCATGTCGCGGACGTCGAAATAGGTCCGCGGCAGCGTGGCCGTCGCGGTGGCGGCCATGGCCCTCGGCGAGAAGGCCACGATGGCGAGGCCCGCGGGCAGCATGAAGCCCTTCTGCGAGCCGGTGACGGCGACATCGACGCCCCACTCATCCATGCGGAAATCCATGGAAGCGATCGAGCTGACGCCGTCGACCAGCAGCAGGGCCGGGTGGCCGCTGGCATCGAGGGCGCGCCGCACGGCGGCGACGTCCGAGCGGACGCCGGTCGCCGTCTCGTTGTGCGTGACGAGCACGGCCCGGATGCGGTGCGCCGTGTCGGCCGCGAGGGCCTCGGCGAAGCGGTCCGCCGGAAGACCCTCCCCCCAGGGGGCCTCGATCACCCGGACATCGAGGCCGTGGCGGCGGGTCATGTCGATCCAGCGATGGCTGAACATGCCGTGGCGGGCGGCCAGCACAGCGTCGCCGGCGCTGAGCGTGTTGGAGAGCGCGGTCTCCCACCCGCCGGTCGCCGTCGACGGGAAGACGAACACTTCGGCGTCCTGGCTCTTCAGCACCGTCTTCACGCCGGCGAGCGCCGGGTGGAGGATCTGCGCGAACAGCGGCGAGCGATGATCCAGCGTCGGCATGTCGGCCGCGCGACGAAGCACTTCCGGCATATTGGTCGGGCCGGGAATGAAGACGGGATTCTGTGCGAACATCGGCGGCGCTCTCCTCCAATACGCGGACGATAGCACCGCCCCCGCCGCATTGATATTTTTTTGAAAAACTTTTTCATTAAAGCGTCGGCCGTGAAAACGCACGTCGCGGCAGAGGCTTATCTTTTTCCGTTGAGAGAAAAAATTTTCCACTCTACGGAAGGCGGGGACCGGGAGGGGCGAGGACGCCATGGATACGGGAAACCGGCGGCGCGGGCGGCCGAAAGGGTTCGGCGGCGCCAAGCCCACGGCGACCATCCAGGCGCTCGACCGCGCCCTCGATGTCCTCGACGTTCTGGCGGGCGGCGACGGGCTGACGCTCTCCGAACTGGCCGGGAGGCTCGAGCAATCCGTCGCGACCATGCACCGGGTCCTCGCGACGCTCGAGCGCCGCGGACTCGTCGAGATCAGCGCCGACAAGCAGGAGTGGCACGTCGGTGCGGAGGCCTACCGGCTCGGATCGGCCTTCCTGCGCCGCCACAACGTCGTCGAGCGGAGCCGGTCGATGATGTGGACGCTGATGCAGGAGACCGGCGAGACCTCCAATCTCGGCGTCGAGAAGGACGGCAACGTCCTGTTCGTCAGCCAGGTGGAGACCCACGAGACGATCCGCGCCTTCTTCCCGCCGGGATCCCTGTCGCCGCTGCACGCGTCGGGCATCGGGAAGGCGCTGCTGAGCACCTACGCGCCGGCCCGGACCGAGCGCCTGTTCCGGGGGAGGACCTTCGCGCGCTTCACCGACAAGACCATCGGCTCGCTGGACCAGCTGCGCGACGACGTCGAGGCGACCCGCCGCCGGGGTTACGCGATCGACGACGAGGAGCGGAGCATCGGGATGCGCTGCGTCGCCGCCCCGATCCTCAACGTCCACGGTGAGGCCATCGCGGGGATCTCGGTGTCGGGGCCGACGCACCGGCTGTCCGACGAGAAGCTGCGCGCGATCGGCGAGCGGGTGCGGAGAGGCGCCGCTGCGGTCTCGCGCGCCCTCGGCGCGCCCGCCGCGACGACCGAGGCGCCGGACGAGCCCGGCCGGGACTGACCAGTGGGGCTCCGGCGCGGAGCGCCCTAGCGCCCGCGATGCGGGCGGCGCGGATCGGCGATTCCGACCGTCGGCGGGCGTCTGCCGCCGGCGTCGAGAATAGCGGCGCGCCCGTCCGGCGCCGTGCGCGGACCCGCGACCGCCGCGCGGCCCTGGAGGCCCCCGGGAGCCGTGACGGCCGGGATGCCGGCGGGGGCCGTGAAGCTCTGCGCCAGGGCGGGCCCGGACAGGCCGATCCCGATCAGGGCGCCGATCAGTAGACGAGAGGCCATGGCGGCGGTCCAGCTCAGATCTGTCGCCGGGATCAGCCCGGCCGCGCTCCTCGAGATGTGGGATCGGCCACCCCGCGGTCCAACACGCGGCCCGACCCGCCAGCCAGACACTCGTGCGCCCGCGCACGGCACCGAACAGCCCGGTGCCGCCCCCGGCCGCGCGACGCGCGTACAGGGCCCCGTAACCGGGGTGGACAAAATTCCGGAACGGGAAAGCCGAGCTTCGAGTTGAGGGGCCGCTGAATCGGGGGCCAACCGTGAGACCGTCTCTCCTCGCAACGCTCGGGCTGCTGCTCGTCGCCTGCCCGCACCCGTCCAGGGCGCAGGATGTCCGCGATCCTCAACGTGTCCAGAGCGTCCAGCAAGACGTGCAGGACGTCCGGGGCCTGCCCGCCGCCACCGTCGAGCCGGGCGAGCCCCGCCCGGGACCGCCCCCGCCGCTCCCGGACATCTCCGACCCGAACGGCCGGGCCGGCGAGGCCCTGAACGAGCCGGGCGAGCGCTCCGGCATCCCGAAGGCCCTGCGCTCCTCCGGGTCGAAGGCGGGCGGGCCGGCCAACGACCTCAACCCGAGCGGCCGGGCCGAGGCGCCGGCACCGCCGAAGGGCGACCTGGGCCGGGTCATCGCCGGCAAGGAGCTGTTCCACGGCAATTACTGCGGCACGGGGCAGCGCGGCGAGGGGCTGCCGCCGACCGACGCCCTCGATGCGGCGTGCATGCGCCACGACGCCTGCTACGACACGGCGGGGTACCGCTCGTGCGCCTGCGACGCGGCGCTGAAGCGCGAGGCCTCCGCCGTCTCGGACAGCCCGAACGCGGCGCTGGAGGTGCGGCGCCGGGCGCTGAGCGTGATCGAGGCCGCGACCGCGATGGCGTGCCGCGCGCCCTGAGAGCCGCGCGCGGCCGGCGGCCGTCGCCGGGGCTGCCGCGGCGCGCGAATCCGCCCCGGTGACGCCACCATGGGCTTGCATCCCGGCGCATGCCTGCTTTGACGGGCCGCTGTCGAAGTCCGGTCTCGCCTTTTGCCCCACCTCTCCTCATCGCAGGGTCCTGATGCGAGCGCGGCCCGCCGGGGGGCGGGCGCGGCGCGGTGGATCGCGCCCGCGATCCTGGCCGCCGGCCTGCTCGCGACCGGGGTCAGCACCGCCCTCACGTGGCAGGCGGCGGCGCTGCGCGAGCGCCTGACCTTCGAGCACGCCACCGAGATCGAGCTGCGCACCGTCGAGGACCAGTTCCGCACCTACACGGCCCTCCTGCGCGGCGCCGCCGGCCTGTTCGCCGCCGAGGACGACACCGTCACGCTGGCCCAGTTCCGGGCCTACGTGCAGCGGATCGAGCTGCAGCGCCTCTATCCCGGCTTCCTCGGCATCGGCTTCACGCCGACCCTGCCCGCCTCGGCGCGGGAGACCTTCGCCGCGCGCGCCGAGGCGCTGGGCGTCGAGAAGTTCCGGGTGCGGCCGCCCACCGACAACCCGATGATCAGCCCGGTCCTGTTCGCCGAGCCGCCGAATCCGCGCAACCTCGCCGCCATCGGCTACGACGTGATGTCCGACCCGGTGCGGCGCGACATGGTCGAGCGCGCCCGGGACACCGGCCGGCCGGCCGCCTCGGCGCGGATCCAGCTCGTGCAGGAGATCGACGCGAACAAGCAGGCGGGCTTCCTCGTGGCCATGCCGGTCTATGCCGGCGGCGCCGTGCCGCCCGACCTCGAAGACCGGCGCCGGCGCTTCCTGGGCTTCGTGTTCGGCGCCTTCCGGGCCGACGACCTGTTCAACAGCATCGTGGCGGCCGAGGCCGAGGAGGACGCGGCCTTCGCCATCTACGACGGCGCGCCGAGCGAGGCGAACCTGCTGCACCGGTCCGCGCGGGTCCCCGCCGCCGGGGCGGGGCGCCTCACCCGCGAGGCGCATCTCGAGCTCGGCGGCCGCACCTGGACCGTCGCGTTCGCGCAGCGCGTCTCGCCCCGGCGCGGCTCGGCGCTGCCGGAGATCTGGCTCGTCTGCGGCGGGGGCCTGTTCGCCACCGCGCTGCTGGCCCTCGCGGCCTACCGGCAGCGCCGCACGCAGGACGAGATCCGCCAGCTCAACGCGTCGCTGGAGGCCCGCGTCGAGGAGCGGACGCGCGATCTCCGGGCGGCGGCCGACCGTCTGCGGCAGGCCGGGGAGGAGCGGGCGCGCATGGAGGAGGCGCTGCGCCAGTCGCAGAAGATGGAGGCGGTGGGCCAGCTCACCGGCGGGCTGGCGCACGACTTCAACAACCTGCTGGCGGGCATCTCGGGCTCGCTGGAGCTCATCGAGGCCCGCATCGCCCAGGGCCGGTCGAAGGATGTCGGCAAGTACATCGCCGCCGCCCAGGGGGCCGCCCGGCGGGCCGCGGCCCTGACCCACCGCCTGCTCGCGTTCTCGCGCCGCCAGACGCTGGCGCCCAAGGCCATCGACGCCGACCGGCTCGTCCGCGGGATGCTCGACCTGATCCAGCGCACGGTCGGGCCGAGCGTCGAGGTGCGGCACGTCGGGGCGGACGGGCTCTGGACCGTCCTGGCGGACCCGTCCCAGCTGGAGAACGCGCTCCTGAACCTCTGCATCAACGCGCGGGACGCGATGCCGGAGGGCGGCCGGATCACCATCGAGACGGACAATTGCTGGATCGACCGGCAGCGGGCCGAGGCGCAGGACATGCCGGAGGGGCCGTACCTGTCGCTGTGCGTGTCGGATACCGGCACCGGCATGCCGCCGGCGGTCGTCGCCCGGGCGTTCGATCCGTTCTTCACCACCAAGCCGATGGGCGAGGGCACCGGCCTCGGCCTGTCGATGATCTACGGCTTCGCCAAGCAGTCGGGCGGACAGGTCCGGATCAACTCGACGGTCGGCCGGGGCACGAATGTGTGCATCTACCTGCCGCGGCATTTCGGCGAGGCGGACGCGGACGGGCCCGACCCGGGCAGAGGCCGGATGGCGCCGGCCGAGGCGGGCGAGACCGTGCTGATCGTGGACGACGAGCCGACGGTGCGCATGCTGGTGACGGACGTGCTGAGCGACCTCGGCTACACGGCGATCGAGGCGGCGGACGGCGCGGGCGGGCTCAGCGTGCTGCAGTCGGGCGCGCGGATCGACCTGCTCGTCACGGATGTCGGTCTGCCCGGCGGCATGAACGGGCGCCAGATGGCGGACGCCGCGCGCGTCGGCCGACCGAACCTGAAGGTGCTGTTCATCACCGGCTTCGCCGAGTCGGCGCTGCCGGGCGACGGACGTCTCGAGCCCGGCATGGCTGTGCTGACCAAGCCGTTCGCCGTGGAGGCCCTGGCCGCCCGCATCCGCGAGATGATCGCGCGCGGAACCTGACCGGCCCTGGCGGCGGCCCGCGGGCGCTCCCGCCCTGCGCCGGATCGGCGCAGGGCGCCCTCCGGCGGCACGGCCGCGGCCATCGCCGCCCTGCCATTCGTTGAGATCGCGGCCCCGGAGGCCTATGCAGGGGCATCATGGAACTGCAAGCGACCGCCGACCGCCCCCTGGCGCCCCCCGTCCGCACGCCGTCGCCGCGCGGGCCTGCGGCGCCGTT from Methylobacterium radiotolerans JCM 2831 encodes:
- the bhcR gene encoding HTH-type transcriptional regulator BhcR; amino-acid sequence: MDTGNRRRGRPKGFGGAKPTATIQALDRALDVLDVLAGGDGLTLSELAGRLEQSVATMHRVLATLERRGLVEISADKQEWHVGAEAYRLGSAFLRRHNVVERSRSMMWTLMQETGETSNLGVEKDGNVLFVSQVETHETIRAFFPPGSLSPLHASGIGKALLSTYAPARTERLFRGRTFARFTDKTIGSLDQLRDDVEATRRRGYAIDDEERSIGMRCVAAPILNVHGEAIAGISVSGPTHRLSDEKLRAIGERVRRGAAAVSRALGAPAATTEAPDEPGRD
- the bhcA gene encoding L-aspartate--glyoxylate aminotransferase BhcA, with translation MFAQNPVFIPGPTNMPEVLRRAADMPTLDHRSPLFAQILHPALAGVKTVLKSQDAEVFVFPSTATGGWETALSNTLSAGDAVLAARHGMFSHRWIDMTRRHGLDVRVIEAPWGEGLPADRFAEALAADTAHRIRAVLVTHNETATGVRSDVAAVRRALDASGHPALLLVDGVSSIASMDFRMDEWGVDVAVTGSQKGFMLPAGLAIVAFSPRAMAATATATLPRTYFDVRDMAKGYPNGAYPYTPAVGLLNGLKLSTELLLAEGLDNVFARHRRIADGIRAAVAAWGLELCAARPDLYSDTVSAICAPEGFDATRIVTHAARHYDVAFGVGLGEVAGKVFRIGHLGSLTDVMALSGIAAAEMAMADLGLRIELGSGVAAAQAVYRRAPAAGLRAAA
- a CDS encoding phospholipase A2 family protein; translation: MRPSLLATLGLLLVACPHPSRAQDVRDPQRVQSVQQDVQDVRGLPAATVEPGEPRPGPPPPLPDISDPNGRAGEALNEPGERSGIPKALRSSGSKAGGPANDLNPSGRAEAPAPPKGDLGRVIAGKELFHGNYCGTGQRGEGLPPTDALDAACMRHDACYDTAGYRSCACDAALKREASAVSDSPNAALEVRRRALSVIEAATAMACRAP
- a CDS encoding CHASE domain-containing protein encodes the protein MPHLSSSQGPDASAARRGAGAARWIAPAILAAGLLATGVSTALTWQAAALRERLTFEHATEIELRTVEDQFRTYTALLRGAAGLFAAEDDTVTLAQFRAYVQRIELQRLYPGFLGIGFTPTLPASARETFAARAEALGVEKFRVRPPTDNPMISPVLFAEPPNPRNLAAIGYDVMSDPVRRDMVERARDTGRPAASARIQLVQEIDANKQAGFLVAMPVYAGGAVPPDLEDRRRRFLGFVFGAFRADDLFNSIVAAEAEEDAAFAIYDGAPSEANLLHRSARVPAAGAGRLTREAHLELGGRTWTVAFAQRVSPRRGSALPEIWLVCGGGLFATALLALAAYRQRRTQDEIRQLNASLEARVEERTRDLRAAADRLRQAGEERARMEEALRQSQKMEAVGQLTGGLAHDFNNLLAGISGSLELIEARIAQGRSKDVGKYIAAAQGAARRAAALTHRLLAFSRRQTLAPKAIDADRLVRGMLDLIQRTVGPSVEVRHVGADGLWTVLADPSQLENALLNLCINARDAMPEGGRITIETDNCWIDRQRAEAQDMPEGPYLSLCVSDTGTGMPPAVVARAFDPFFTTKPMGEGTGLGLSMIYGFAKQSGGQVRINSTVGRGTNVCIYLPRHFGEADADGPDPGRGRMAPAEAGETVLIVDDEPTVRMLVTDVLSDLGYTAIEAADGAGGLSVLQSGARIDLLVTDVGLPGGMNGRQMADAARVGRPNLKVLFITGFAESALPGDGRLEPGMAVLTKPFAVEALAARIREMIARGT